ATACATGGAAATGTTGAAATGGGTGAGAGAGTAGGGAGGATTTTGCTTGAATTGGAACCGCAAAACAGTGGACGTTACGCGTTGTTATCTAACATCTATGCAAAGGCAGGTATGTGGGACGATGTTGCAGAGGTAAGAAAATTGATGAAGGAAAGGGGAGTAAAGACTATTCCTGGAATTAGCATGGTTGATATTGGTGGCAAAGTACATGAATTCAAAATGGGAGATGGGTCACACCCACAAATGAAGGAGGTCTACTTGATGCTTGAAAAGATTATAGAAAAGCTGGAGACAGAGGGTTATTCACCGAATACATCTCAAGTTTTGTTTGACATTGcagaggaggagaaggaaaCAGCACTGCGGTACCACAGTGAGAAGCTTGCAATTGCTTTCGGAGTACTTAACACAAAACCTGGAACAACCATCCGGGTTGTGAAGAACTTGAGGATTTGTGAGGACTGTCATTCTGCCATAAAGCTCTTTTCACAATCATACAACCGGGATATAATTGTGAGGGACCGTATGCGCTATCATCATTTTAGAAATGGACGGTGTTCGTGCAAGGATTTTTGGTAAGGTCTTAAATTTGATACACCGTACGTTCGGATGGTCTTGGATGTTCATGCATTATCTAAATACACATGTATGTAGCTTAAAATACCCTTGCACACATTGTTAGATTGTTAGTTTACACACTTCACATATGGCGGATCAGTTTGTTATGTAAACATCATAAAAACTCAGGAAGACATTAGAAAAAGTTGGTTGTATATATTACAAATGCAGAAACACCAAGTATAATGTAGAAGTCCAGTTAAAAAAACTTTAGTACAGTCTACGTGCCGGACAAGCATTGGTTGTTATCGAGGAACTGGTGTCGGCCACCCTGGAATCACAAATGGGTAGATGTGTTGCCCATATGGAAAATCCAAGGCTGAAGCATCTGTGATCTTTAGTACAATCTCCAAGGTTCCACCACAAAGCTTGCACACGACCACTTCGTTTGTCAACTGTAAACATATGATATTCTCATTATTCGGGTAGAAGCTTAGCATTCTCCACCATATATTCAGTGAGAAGAAAGGAATATCTTGGCAAGGCAAAGAAATTCTCTCAACTATCCATTTGAATTTGCCTCCTCCAAAGGTGGTGTCCTCTGGTACTTCTCCTTTCAACTCCCAAACACTGAATGGATTCGGATCGTCATGATTCCGGTCTGTGACCACACACATCTGCAAGCGCCCTCCACACACACCTAGCCATTTTTCATAGTCATAATCTCTATCTGGAAGGTCATGTTTGAGCTGGTCAGGCTCCTTGATGAAACAACATTTAGCAATATTATCACCACTTGTGGTGAAGGGATCCAACACAAAAGTAGAGTAATCTTGACAGAACCAATACAACATTCCATTGTGAGCAACAGGTCTTCTACGAGAACTGGTATCGGGATAATGATAGAAAGAATGAATCCTTCCTGGACATAACACATCCAAGTTGATCCAACTCTCTCCACTCACGAGTTTCAGAAGAGAAGATTTCAACAAGAAAGTTCAGTTTTGATAGATTTGGAATGATCCGAACAACCCTCCAGTTATACTGAGCATTTGGAATGATGGAATAGGTAATAGCACTACTATCTTGACCTTCTAATTCTTGGACGACGAACCCCACATGCGGTAGGGTTTGGTGGACTTGAGGGGAAGGAGGGAGAGCAAACCATTGCTTGGTGTACGGATTGCAAATGTAGTAATCACACTGATAATACCTGGTTGCGCAGCACAAGAGCAAGTCTTTATGCGCCCCTAGCACGACCCTACGTTCTTGGTGTTTATAACATGGGAGGAAACTCAGAGAGAAATCAATTGTGTTGAACACTGGATTTTTGGACGTTATGGTTCTTTTGAAGGAGCAATTATTCCACAAAGTTAGTGTAGTTATAACGGGCTTGGATTCATCGAGCTGCAGGCGTTGAAAGCGAGCAGCAAAATAAGGATCAGAGAGGAGACTGAGCCAACGCTTCGACACACACTTGCACTGGAAACTGAATTTATAGTTGGGAGGAAGTCGACAAAGGATTTCAACCAATACAAAGTCAGGGAGATCGTTAAAAGTAGTCATCAAGAAATCTGATGAGGGAGACGGTTGGCTTGTGGCTcgtttatatagaggtagagttatcaaaatacataactaatgagtatttacgtggacagccacattgataataatatttacaacatcaCGTAATTAACGTAATCTTattagattttgaaatttgTCTCATGCACAGATTACTGGAGAAGTGTGACTTGAATTAGAATTCTTGAAATCTCACGTTAAAAAAGTAAAGAGTTATTCTTTGATTGTAAAAGATACACACGCTAATGCTGAAACTTCTTGTATTAAAACCTTATATTAATCATGGATTGAAGACAACCGCACCAGCGAATCTGCGATCACGGCACAAGTGCACAACAGATTCAGTTAATCGAGCAATTAATCTGTGATTGATCACATATGATGCAAACTAGGGTTTCGGTTCTTCTCTCAAGTATAGTATGCAAGTTATGCCCGTGGAGCTATtagattgaatttgctttaggAAAGTTGTAACAACAAAATTTTGTCATCAAATGTTTGCCCCTAGAGCTAGGCGAAAAAATTACTAGTTCGTCGAAAATATTACTGTGTTATTAGTGAATGATAAATTGAGCAAAATTGACGCCATCACGTCTGATAATAAAATTCTTGAATAACTATCCTTATTTGAGTAAATAGAACCGAAAAATAACATCTTACAAAAAATTCttgaaaataagagaaattgaaaaacgaCTTCATCTACATATGTTGAAGTATCAATACAGTAACTAGAGTAGTTTCATATAGAGGTAGAACGGTTCGATCCATTAGTAGATTACCTTAGCCAGATCTCAAGCTAGTTTATAACTATAAGCTGTTGGTCTACAACTACATGAAGTTTGTATATATTTGATGCATCTGTATGTTAACACACCATATAacattttttgaaaaataactaAAACTATAAATTGAAAAGTGGATAATAAATTCAACGTCAGGCCCATTTCTCCAATCTCCACCACTGAAAAACAATAGAGACTaaacttattttattttcaaaaaaaaaaaaactcgattTCTTTAGGAGTTGGCCCCTAAAACCACAAACAAATTTCGAAATTGCCAAAATCCCTTCTCACTTCCACAGCACACTGAAGGACAATTTCGTCCACAAATACACAAAAATATAACACAGAGTCCTCTCCCCGCCACTCACTAACAGAATAATCAGTTGGTGTTGTCTACCCAACCAACCTCCCTCCCATGGCCATGAAGCTACTCTCACCACCCTCCTCTTCTCTCTCACAACCCACCAGGCTCTTCTGCTTACATTCCACCTCAACCAGACCAAAACCCATTTCAGTCCCAACCCTTCTCTTCCAAAGGACCCCAAAACGGTTCGTTTTCTCCAAGAGAATGGTAGTCAAAGCTTGTGTGAAAGTGGAGGAGAAGAACGTTCAAGAATCTTCTGGAAGTGAGTGGGGCAAGGTCTCTGCTGTGCTGTTTGACATGGATGGAGTTCTCTGCAATAGCGAAGAGCCTTCTAGAAGGGCCGCAGTCGAAGTTTTCGCCGAAATGGGGGTTGAGACCACGGTGGAGGACTTTGTTCCTTTCGGAGGAACTGGTAAAATTTCTCTGATATTCCATGGATTTGATCAATTGTTACTGCACCTCTCTTTACATTTGTAAAGTAAATAACTTTCTGGTAAAAAGATTTTAACTTTGGTTCAACCATTTGTACAAGTTAACATGAAACAAAATAAAGACTGAATTTTTACTTGTTATCTTATTGTTTAGTTCTCCCATTGTCCTTGTCTGTATTCACATGGTGATAGAGAGTCAGTAAACTAATAAACTATAATGTGATGGACCAATGttgtggattttttttctttttttttcatagtgTTGCATTGATGTTGTAGGTGAAGCGAATTTTTTAGGAGGTGTCGCTGCTGTTAAGGGGGTAAAGGGATTCGATACCGAGGCAGCAAAGAAGAGATTCTTTGAGATATATTTGGATAAGGTTATTGTCCTATCCCAGTATTCATTGTTTATAAGTTATCAATGTAATGAATTGAGACTAGACCTTGATTATAAGTATATTACACTAATTCTCTGGTTTTTGAATGTCTTGCAGTATGCAAAACCAGATTCTGGAATAGGATACCCCGGTGCCCTTGAACTTGTTACTCAGGTGTCAAGGAGATTACTTATATTTACCTAATGTTGCTAGACTGCTAATTGAGTTAGTTATTCTTTAATGTATGCAAGCTCTGATGTGAAACAGTGTAAAAGCAAAGGCCTTAAGGTTGCTGTTGCATCCAGTGCTGATCTAATCAAGGTTAAGGCAAATCTAGCTGCTGCCAATTTACCACTTTCATTGTAAGCCATTATAGTGATTGGCTGTGCTTCTCAAGTTGTGCAATAgttttataatattattttttgtagGGTCATTATTTTCAACTCTAGCTATCTTTTTATCCTCTTTTGTCAGGTTTGATGCTATTGTGTCAGCAGATGCTTTTGAGAATCTGAAACCTTCTCCTGATATATTCTTGGCTGCATCAAAGATCTTGGATGTAATCCCTAGTGAGGTATACAAGAAGAATTTTATATTTTACCTGAAGAGAAGATTTTTGAATAATCAAGTAGAAGGAATTGGTAAATGTCACTGGTCAGTACAGTTGCACATTCACAGTAGAAATAGAAGATAACAAAATAGATATAAATACTATATAATTGTGACCATAATTTTCTTAAATGTCTCGCAAAAGTTTCCCCAATAGCTTTCACCATAGACTATATAATGAAGTTGTTCTGTTTTTCTTATTCTGTTGTACACATATCTAAGGAAGTTTTCTTGATCATGTCAGGAGTTTAACTCTTTCCATTTTAATGCTCATTTGGGATTTGCATATGTTTCGGCAGTGTATTGTAATTGAGGATGCACTAGCTGGAGTGCAGGCTGCCAACGCTGCAAAAATGAGGTAAATTTGCAAAAAAGTCTTTTATCTGTAAATTGGCAGTGTTTTgtctcatttttcttttgtatcACCAATtgcattatttttttatgttccactcacaggttttttttttttttttttcttttgatgtaGAATTACGAATTTTGTTTATGTGGTAACTGCTAATGTTCTTctgcaacttgcagatgtataGCTGTGAAAACTACTCTATCAGAAGAGGCTCTAATGAGTGCTGGTCCATCCATTATTCGAAAtcaaataggaaatatttcacTCGATGATATTCTCAGTGGTGGCTCTGATGGCTATAGTATGTAGTCCTGAGAATATGTGCAAAGTCATTTGTATCTTCAAATAATGTAGAATGGTGAAGCTACACTGCTGCCATTTTTTTATGAGTTATAAGAAAAGACCTCTTTTAGGGGTCCTCTTTGTTGAAACTCTTCCTCGGATATTGCTATATGCACACTTTTGATCTTACTGATCTGTAGTTTGAGTGATAGTTCCATTAAGATGATGTCTCAAAAGCTTTTAATGTCATTAGTCCTATACCAACTTATTACAGGCTAATCTTTTCTCCTATATATTCTGGAAAATGAGGTCTTATGTTGATATGCCACTGCAGATGGGAAGATGCAGGGACTTCAATTTCttaattcttcatctcaaaccaCATCAGAAAAGCTCACGGAAAGAGATACTGATTCTTCTGGTGCTGCCAATGACGGCATTTTCTCGTTTGGAGGGTAAGAAGAGTTCTAGTTGCAAAATATCAGTCATATAATttgattaaattttttattccTAATTTTTTATTAACTTCATTCGGTATAAGTTCAAGACACATAAGGGCTTTAACCATATTTCAGACAGCACATATTAATCAACTATTCTGCTTTCTCTCCAACAAAATCATGCTTGCAATACAAAGCTTATCCAACTTGCTTTGACACACACATATGTACTATGTTGTGTACATCTAGTGTGTTGGTCACATGGATCTGAGAGGTGTTAGTAAATGCTCCAAGAGTATTATTTTGCATTGTGTGAGGGTGTAGTATCCTCTAATATGTGGCTCTCTTTGTTTTGATGTCTAACTTAATTGCTAGAACAGGTTCCAAAGAAAATAATTGCttataaagaaattgaaaatttatACATAAATTACTTTAATATTGAGCAGTGTAATCTATTAGCATGAGATTTTCGAATGGAAGAAATACCATATTAAACCACCTTAGCTTGCGGCTGGAGAATAATTGATGGACAGGTTTCAGGGTTGTTCGGCGAGATATAGTGAAATATGGAAGCTTGGGGATTGCTTTGTCTTGTCTTGCCTTCACCATATCAAACTGGAAGGTACAACTAAATAGAGTAGAATGctcagatagagagagagagagtgtgtgtgtgtgtgtgtgtgttgaatttatgcattgtaattTACAAGTGATCATAAGCATGGAAACAATGTAGtaatctcttttctttttcctcaagTTATTCTAGTTTCTATATATGATGTATATATTCTACTCATGGACAGGCAATGCAATATACATCACCTAACGCTATTTGGAATGTGATATTTGGGGTCAACCAGCCATCTATTGCACAGAAAGAAGGTACTGATGTCACAAACCTCTGGGTGGCATAttcttttcagtttattatctGCCTAATCCTTCATTATCTTATGTaatatgtgcatatattgtTCATTTAATTCTTACGAAGTTGGCATTACAACGTATTCTTATTATCTGACTAAAGTGTCTCTATTGGTTCATAGTTGGGGACTAaaaactacttttttttttcttcattcgaTTATAGGTGAATCAAAGTTGGAAAGAATCCAACAATTTGTGAACTATATATCTGACCTGGAAACCAGGTAAATTGCTGACATACTATGTGTTGTATCTGTCCTCATAGTTCCTCCATATCTCGTTCTTACTGTATAAGAAACGCATGTCTAATCTGCTTCAACAATCAACCTTGTACTATGCAAGAGGAACTGCTCCTATTGTGCCAGAATTTCCACCAAAACTTGATTGGTTGAATACAGCTCCCATCAAGTTAAGCAAGGTGATTTGTTTTGAATCTGAACTTCTATTTAGTGTAACCAAGTTTTATCTTATAGCTTTAATTTTGATAAAGTTTTTGGCAGGATCTCAAAGGAAAAGTGGTTGTGCTGGACTTTTGGACCTATTGCTGTATAAATTGTATGCATGTACTGCCAGACCTGGAGTTTTTGGAGAAAAAATACAAAGATATGCCGGTAATCCTTTTTGTGTTTCTCTTCATTTGAAGTCTCAGCTTGTCTGCCATCTCAGTTTATTATGTTCCAGGCTTCTGCTTTATCAGATTGCTGATCGTAAAATTTAACAAAGTTGTATAAGGTTAACTTGATTTTTTTCCTTATAGATTGAATGTTTTCCTCCCATCTTTACAGACAGCTATTACTTATCATTTAGATCTAAAACACAGTATATCCAATCTAGATTTTCATCATCCTAGAGTAATACTCTCTATGTGGAACAAAGAACCAAGTAACAAGTTAATAGCGAATTCAGGAGACTTACAAAAGAACAAATAATGTGTAATAGGCGGAGCTTTTCATAATGATATccttataaacatatatatagatatatgaaTAGCATGTGTACTTCAACCATGTTGTTCTGAAAATTTGCCCCTTTCAATAATGTTTATTTGGCTGATCCATGTGCCAGTTGGCAAAATTTAAAACTTTAAATAGCCACATTAGTGGATGCTATATTTGTTAATTTATTCTTATGTAGTTCACTGTGGTGGGAGTTCATTCGGCAAAGTTTGATAATGAGAAGGATTTAGAGGCCATTCGGAATGCAGTGTTACGCTATAACATCACTCATCCAGTAAGCCTTATGCTTTGTACTTTGTATAAGCTGATCTCTCATTCTATTCTGGGTGTTCTAGTACTCTGGAGTAGTTTGTTTCTTTGGTAATGTTTGACCATCTGTCGCTGATTGTTCTATTAAAGTACCAGAACTATTTGCCTGGAAACTGCTGTATGAAAAGTATGATAAATATGTAATTGTCGATCTTTTTGATGATTATACTTGGTTTATGAGCTTAATATTGCAGAACTTGAGTAACATGTTCCCAAGCATATAAATGTGTTTCCTAAAAGATACCTGCATCATTGGACAGAGTTATCTTTGTATGTTAAGATTCTTGTGTTCTGTAAAGTCTCTTGCTTTTATAAATCAAGTAACATTTCAGCTAAACGGTCTTAATAAAGTTGAAGTTCATTGCATATTGAAGTTTATCCTACCAATTAAACTTCTATGCCTCTCATTTTTTAGGTAGTCAATGATGGAGATATGTATCTATGGAGAGAGCTAGGTGTGAATTCATGGCCAACTTTTGCTGTTGTTGGGCCCAATGGAAGACTTCTTGCTCAACTATCAGGTGAAGGTCGCCGCAAGGTATAATaaccaatttcaaaattttctttgTGGTAGACTGTAGTTGTAAGTTGCTCAGTTTCATGTATTTCTACAATTCTACTTTGCAATTGGCTAATAAAtaactttttattttcaaaggATCTTGATGATTTGGTGGAGGCAGCTCTTTTGTACTATGGCCGAAAGAAAATATTGGACAATGCACCACTTCCTTTGAGTTTGGAGAAAGATAATGATCCCCGTCTGTTTACATCTCCATTAAAGTTTCCTGGAAAGCTGGCGGTTGATGTCGAAAACAATAGGCTCTTCATTTCAGACAGTAATCATAACCGCATAGTAGGCTCTGTCTCCCTCACTCTCACCCACACACCCCCTCTCTCTATTTGGAAACACTCCTGCACTGTGTGTGTGCGAGCgcgtgcatttttttttctttttttctttcctgtgCCTTAAAATGTTCAACTACTGTATGTCCAATTTGGATTCCTATTCAGCATATCTCACATGTCAGGGCCAGAATGCACGCATGGCATTTGAGTTATATATGCAAGTAGTGCTGAAGTATATAAATTGgcttttccaaaagaaaaatttattatAGGGTTTATATAACTGATGAAGTGGTACATCCTGTGCATACATGTTTCTTGTAATAAATGTCATATCATGGCATTTGAGTTATATATGCGAGGTAGTGCTGAAGTTTATAAATTGGCTTTCTCCTAAAGAAAAATGTATTATAGGGTTTATGTAACTGATGAAGCGGTTACATCCTGTGCATGCATGTTTcttgtaatcaatgtcatatTTCTTGAAAAGTTATTATAGTTTGATACCCAAATTTGTAGATTAAACTGCGATGATATATTGATAAGTGGACATAATATAGTTTTGCAGTTCAACACTAGATTCTCTCCAGTAGAGATCCTAACTTAGAAGATATTTCATGTTAACTAGTGTATTGTGAACATTTCAGTTTCTTATTGTCAATACTTTTAAGCTTTAAGGTATACATGTGTTGCAAATTTGTGATAGCAGAAGTGAACGTGAACTGGATTGTTATCTAACCATGCTGTTGTATGTGGAGCTCAGGTTGTAACCGACCTAGATGGAAATTTTATTGTCCAAATTGGAAGTACAGGAGAGGAAGGTCTACGTGATGGTTCTTTTGATGATGCCACCTTTAATCGGCCTCAGGTAAGAAAAGAGTCGTCTTAAAAGCATGTTATTACACTCTGCTGATTATGCTGACACAGCCGACACAGATTTATTCTCTGAATCTGCATTCTTTCTGAGGTTTACCATCTCATTTCATGTATTTGATGTATGCATATAACCTTTGGGCATGTACTTATCCTAGGGCCTGGCTtacaatacaaaaaaaaatcttctctaCGTCGCGGATACTGAAAACCATGCGTTGAGGTACGTGGTGGCTACAGAAATCCCTTTTCATTTGGTTGTGTAACTCCCTGTGTTTCCTGCTATTAGAGCATATAAGAAATAAAAGGACGGAATCATCAATAgttaaatatttaaatataagAACTTTCTGAATTCTTCACATTTGAAAGAATTCCTGAAACATTAAAAGGATTTATCACTTATATTTCAAGGTTTACTTCCCGTGCTTTTTCATCTTTTACAGAACAATATAATGATTGAAGTGGTATTGACCCATCTGTTGACATTTTATAAATGAGTTCCTGTCATAATATAGCTTTGAAATTGTAGGGAGATTGACTTTGTTAACGAAACAGTGCATACTCTAGCTGGAAATGGAACCAAAGGCTCTGATTacagaggaggaggaaaaggAAGCACTCAGGTAAGATTAGAAATACCTTGAGTTTGAGGATGTTAACCTTTTTTATTAGGACTAATGAACTTCTGGTGATTtatctaaaataaaaaactgaatTACAAAATTCTTGGATAAACATCTCCATTTTATTAAAGAATCTGGTTATATTATTCAGCTACTCAACTCTCCATGGGATGTCTGCTTTCATCCGGTCAATGAGAAAGTTTATATTGCCATGGCTGGCCAACATCAAATTTGGCAACTTGATACATCTGATGGGATTACTAGAGCATTTAGTGGTGATGGTTATGAAAGAAATCTGAATGGATCAAGGTAATTGATAATTTGAAGATGCTAATGGCAATATCAACATTTTTCTGCTATTATGTACTTCCAGACTTGACTTGGTCCTTTTGATCTTTCATTGGGATAGCTCTTCAAGCACATCATTTGCACAGCCTTCTGGAATTTCATTATCTCCTGGTATTATAACACTTTGACACATTCATGACTTCCAATCATCATTTAAGGCTTTTTTTCCGTATATGGAGTTTTTCAGGTTATAACAATTTTTCGTTATTTTAGATATGACGGAGCTGTATATTGCTGATAGTGAGAGTAGCTCCATCAGGGCAGTTGTTTTAAAAACAGGAGGATCGAGATTGCTAGCGGGTGGTGATCCATTTTTCTCAGACAATTTGTTTAAGGTGATCTGAATAACTTGTCTACTATGGACATCATATgcagaaatcaaagaaaaatttaaaagtTAATGTCCTTCTGTATATGATCCTTTTTTAATAATGATTTTTATCAATTCTTTAGTTTGGGGACCATGATGGAATGGGTTCTGAAGTACTTCTTCAACATCCACTCGGTGTCTTGTGTACAAAGGGCGGTCAAATCTATATAGCAGATAGCTATAATCACAAGGTAGCTTGACAATGACCGCCAATAACTATTCTAAGATGTAGCATGTACTTTTGGATGCATCAATTTACCTATTATTTAAGACTGGAAAATATTGTGATAAGTTTTAGAAGTGTCTGGTCAAGTATTAATTTGGTCTTTCTAATTCCAAACTTCAGATAAAGAAGCTAGATCCAGATAGTAAAAGAGTTAGTACCATAGCAGGGACAGGGAAAGCTGGTTTCAAGGACGGAACAGCTCTTGAAGCTCAGGTTGGCTAATCTGTTCGGTTTCCTTATATTTGAGCAATTTAAGATCCTAATGATGCAGGAATTTTAGTCACTCAGATTGCATAGCTTTCTTTCAAGTATTAGGCTGATTAAAGATACTCGTCTAGGAAgtaacaaaattcaaaacactCACTATTTTCTTGAATCATTTTACTGCagaatatttttcatgtttcttATATTTGTATCGCACTATCACACTCTAGAAAAGAAATGAACAGGTCAACGTATTGATTCATTCTCCATATTATCTCTTTGCAGCTTTCAGAGCCATCAGGAATCATTGAAGCGACAAATGGTGATgattttttataacatatatatgcCACTTGAAATTCTGCATGGGTCATTTTTGGATTCATTTGTTAAATTACATTCTAATCTTGTAAAGATTCTAGAtgttctcttctctcttttaTTCATGGAAAATTATAAAGTGAGATATCAATGTATTTGTTGCAACAAGAATTTTTATTacaattctttttctttgcagGGAGACTCTTCGTAGCCGATACAAACAACAGTCTAATCAGATATATTGACTTAAGCAACAAGGAACCTGAACTTCTTACTCTGGAGCTAAAAGGGGTTCAACCTCCCACAGCAAAATCCAAGTCTTTGAAACGCCTCAGAAGGCGCTTATCAGCTGACACACAGACCGTTACAGTTGATGGTGGTTCATCCAATGAGGGGAACCTCTATATTAAAATATCATTACCTGAAGAGTATCATTTTTCAAAGGTCCCTGTCCCTCTTCTAATTCAAACCACACAAGCTTGTTGACTCCAATTTAGTTACTGTTCTCTAATGATTTTTACCATCTTACTTTCAATTTGGCTAGTGTACTTTGGCGAGCTTTTGTCAGTTGTCATGTATAAATTTTTAATGCAGGAAGCTCGCAGTAAGTTTAGTGTTGAAACTGAGCCTGAAACTGCAGTTCTCGTTGATCCCTCAGATGGATATCTTAGTCCAGAAGGATCAGCAGTACTTCATTTTAAGAGATCCTCTCCCTCAGCTTCTGTGGGGAGAGTTAATTGCAAGGTATTGCTTATTTTTTGCCGCAAACTAATCAGCTCTGCCAAAACATAattgaattgtcgtggtctgtcttTGTACCAGTACTGTTACACCACATGCTTTTGTTGTAACACTGCTGTTAAACCCCATGCTTTTGTGATCAGGCCAGCATTATAGTAGCCCGACCCTTAGAAATCTGATAGATTAAAAACGATTAGCACATGAAAAGCTCACCATGTCATATTCTGTTGTTTAATTAAGTTGGCTTGTCTTGCAGGTTTACtactgcaaagaagatgaggTCTGTTTATACCAATCCTTATTATTTGAGGTACCATTCCATGAGGAAATTCCAGAATCCAACCCAGAAGAAATCACACTTGCCTACCTTGTAAAGCCCAGAACTTCAACAGACAGCTTACAGCTACCAGTTGCACGCTGACACGATTACACAAACATTTTGTATAGATCTTGTACTACTTCACCATGAAAATAGGATACCAAACTACATATAGCAGTTAGATACAAAACATTTGAGTTATTTGTGGTCATTTCATGT
Above is a genomic segment from Rosa chinensis cultivar Old Blush chromosome 3, RchiOBHm-V2, whole genome shotgun sequence containing:
- the LOC112193291 gene encoding protein SUPPRESSOR OF QUENCHING 1, chloroplastic isoform X6 — its product is MLIWDLHMFRQCIVIEDALAGVQAANAAKMRCIAVKTTLSEEALMSAGPSIIRNQIGNISLDDILSGGSDGYNGKMQGLQFLNSSSQTTSEKLTERDTDSSGAANDGIFSFGGVVRRDIVKYGSLGIALSCLAFTISNWKAMQYTSPNAIWNVIFGVNQPSIAQKEGESKLERIQQFVNYISDLETRGTAPIVPEFPPKLDWLNTAPIKLSKDLKGKVVVLDFWTYCCINCMHVLPDLEFLEKKYKDMPFTVVGVHSAKFDNEKDLEAIRNAVLRYNITHPVVNDGDMYLWRELGVNSWPTFAVVGPNGRLLAQLSGEGRRKDLDDLVEAALLYYGRKKILDNAPLPLSLEKDNDPRLFTSPLKFPGKLAVDVENNRLFISDSNHNRIVVTDLDGNFIVQIGSTGEEGLRDGSFDDATFNRPQGLAYNTKKNLLYVADTENHALREIDFVNETVHTLAGNGTKGSDYRGGGKGSTQLLNSPWDVCFHPVNEKVYIAMAGQHQIWQLDTSDGITRAFSGDGYERNLNGSSSSSTSFAQPSGISLSPDMTELYIADSESSSIRAVVLKTGGSRLLAGGDPFFSDNLFKFGDHDGMGSEVLLQHPLGVLCTKGGQIYIADSYNHKIKKLDPDSKRVSTIAGTGKAGFKDGTALEAQLSEPSGIIEATNGRLFVADTNNSLIRYIDLSNKEPELLTLELKGVQPPTAKSKSLKRLRRRLSADTQTVTVDGGSSNEGNLYIKISLPEEYHFSKLLSVVMYKFLMQEARSKFSVETEPETAVLVDPSDGYLSPEGSAVLHFKRSSPSASVGRVNCKVYYCKEDEVCLYQSLLFEVPFHEEIPESNPEEITLAYLVKPRTSTDSLQLPVAR
- the LOC112193291 gene encoding protein SUPPRESSOR OF QUENCHING 1, chloroplastic isoform X4; translation: MAMKLLSPPSSSLSQPTRLFCLHSTSTRPKPISVPTLLFQRTPKRFVFSKRMVVKACVKVEEKNVQESSGSEWGKVSAVLFDMDGVLCNSEEPSRRAAVEVFAEMGVETTVEDFVPFGGTGEANFLGGVAAVKGVKGFDTEAAKKRFFEIYLDKYAKPDSGIGYPGALELVTQCKSKGLKVAVASSADLIKVKANLAAANLPLSLFDAIVSADAFENLKPSPDIFLAASKILDVIPSECIVIEDALAGVQAANAAKMRCIAVKTTLSEEALMSAGPSIIRNQIGNISLDDILSGGSDGYNGKMQGLQFLNSSSQTTSEKLTERDTDSSGAANDGIFSFGGVVRRDIVKYGSLGIALSCLAFTISNWKAMQYTSPNAIWNVIFGVNQPSIAQKEGESKLERIQQFVNYISDLETRGTAPIVPEFPPKLDWLNTAPIKLSKDLKGKVVVLDFWTYCCINCMHVLPDLEFLEKKYKDMPFTVVGVHSAKFDNEKDLEAIRNAVLRYNITHPVVNDGDMYLWRELGVNSWPTFAVVGPNGRLLAQLSGEGRRKDLDDLVEAALLYYGRKKILDNAPLPLSLEKDNDPRLFTSPLKFPGKLAVDVENNRLFISDSNHNRIVVTDLDGNFIVQIGSTGEEGLRDGSFDDATFNRPQGLAYNTKKNLLYVADTENHALREIDFVNETVHTLAGNGTKGSDYRGGGKGSTQLLNSPWDVCFHPVNEKVYIAMAGQHQIWQLDTSDGITRAFSGDGYERNLNGSSSSSTSFAQPSGISLSPDMTELYIADSESSSIRAVVLKTGGSRLLAGGDPFFSDNLFKIKKLDPDSKRVSTIAGTGKAGFKDGTALEAQLSEPSGIIEATNGRLFVADTNNSLIRYIDLSNKEPELLTLELKGVQPPTAKSKSLKRLRRRLSADTQTVTVDGGSSNEGNLYIKISLPEEYHFSKLLSVVMYKFLMQEARSKFSVETEPETAVLVDPSDGYLSPEGSAVLHFKRSSPSASVGRVNCKVYYCKEDEVCLYQSLLFEVPFHEEIPESNPEEITLAYLVKPRTSTDSLQLPVAR